The Capsicum annuum cultivar UCD-10X-F1 chromosome 3, UCD10Xv1.1, whole genome shotgun sequence genomic sequence tgaaacgaagggagtaccATACAGGCACACTTGTATTTATGAGATAAACTTAGGGGTCGTTGGTAGTTGGTCAGCGTTATGCATTTATTAGTGATGTAGGGATAGTTATGAGAGAATCTATGTATTATTTATGTAGGGATCggttattcatgtattattatacatatattacTTATTCCTCATTTTATGTTGCATAATATAATACCTAGATTCcctcaaaagttatacatgtaaTCAAACACCAGTATTAATATAATGCATGAATATTTTACCTCCTAATTAGCTACCAAACTTGGAATTACTTATGCAGAATTAAGTACCTGCATAACTCAACTCCAAACCAGCTACGAGACAACACCTTAATCCATAATGGTTGTTTTGTTGCTTTCTAATTAGTTTAATCTTACTTTATCGTTATTCAACTATATTTTAACCACATTAGTGGCGAAACGATGTCTCAACCCTAcctatttaaagaaaataaatcacATATATCTTTGGACTATGATTTATACACTAAAATCCTAAAGCTAATGCGCCCGTCTTGATTgtcatattttgttttattttattcttttggtTCTTTCTTTTGCCTCTAGATATAAATTTACATTTTATTAAGATGCATGGTTTCATTGTTAGAGCTGTAATATTCTtttttccttgctccctaaagcgATAAATATTCAAGAAATACAACACCATTAACAACATGATGACTAAGTATTGATTCtgataaaattgataatatttcaagTAAAAAACTGGTTATTTTAACTGTTGctgaataatattatttttaaaaagaatgagaATAAATACCATTTTGAGGCTTTACGCTTGCATCTTTTCCTCCGGATTTTGTATAACTCCTACTAATTCTAATATTATTTATATCACTTTAACCACACATTAACAGTTCTCTTCATTACTACTCTCAAACCAATAGCCGCCCTATAGAAGTTAAAAGTTAGATTGcaaaattaatgaatttatttAAGGCATTGAATCTTTTCATATATCATGTATGTAaacattaaaaatacaaatacttaTCGAATAATGTGGGCGAACATAGTTCTTGCAATCGGAAAGAATTAATAACCACTTATTTATTGCATGGGATGGGGTGTTGGCCAGTTACGAACTCGTGTTCAGAAGACGAAGGCTGCTGAGATGAAGATGTTGAggtggatgtgtggacatacagAAGAGATTAGGAATGAAAATGTATGGGACAAGGTAGGAGTAGCTCATGTAGTGGACAAATTGAGGGAAACGAGGTTGAGATGATTTGGGCATGTGGAAAGGAGAAGTATAAATGCCCAACGAGGAAGTGTGAGGTTATTAATACGGCCATATTGGAATCATGGACATCAACGAGCACTATGTCTTCCTTATTATAGGGATATTTGAAAGGAATGAGAGCATTGAGAGAGGCAGAAGCAGACCGAAAAAATATTGAGAGAAAGTAATTAGACATGACACGGCGCATCTTGAGCTTACCAGGACATGGCCTTAGATAGAAGGGTTTGGAGGTTTCAAATTTGGGTAGAAGATTATTTGGTAGTTGAGCATTCTCCCGCTTTCCTACGGGACAGGCTTGGTGCTCGTACTTGGACCTTCTTCCTTACCAGTGGTCTTAGCACTATCCTCGTAGTTTCTTATTCCTAGATTTCAGTTATCATTTGCGTTTTTTCTGTGTGCGCTCTTCAATTATCgcatttttttgttgttgctaCTGCTTACATTTCTGCAGTTTCTTGTCCACACTGCTTGGACATGCTCTATTTTAAGACGAGGGTCCGCCAAACAACTTCTATCTTTCAGAGGTAAGGTAAGGTTTGTGTTcgctctaccctccccagaccccacttgtgggattacactgggttgTTGCTATTGATGGAAAGTTATATAAAACGTCATTTCAAACCTATACGAGGAAGCAAATTGGACAACATCTCCAAGTCTCTTTTCCGTCTCCATTCTTCAACTTGCCTTTATTGTGTTCCTCATtcaaaattatctaaatattCTAGGACTACCTAGAAAATACATATGAAGTGTTGAGATCCATAATGAAGGTTGTGAGTCAAAGCTTGGGAGATCAGAAAGAGGATCACTTTAAATGTCAAGTGGGGTTTTAGTTTCTTTCTTGGCCGATTTTAGTTCTTATTGTGTATATGTAGCAAATCTTTCATAATGGTTTGCAGGAATACGGAAATCTTTTAGTGTTGACTCATCTGTCAGGCAAGAAGACTCCTCCTTAGTGTTAATAGACAAAAGGAAGGCCCATAACAAAGCAACATTCTCATCACGAGGATTGCTACCATCAGCATATATAAAGATGATGAGCTTGCAATGACTGCATCCCAAGTTTTTTCTCTCCAAAGtatgtttttgttttattattttcaatgaggTAACAATGTTTCAAGAACGTCACGTGACTTGTTTGGTGTAGAAAGACTAATGACTAATGAATCTTTACATCTAACGTGACTATAGACCACTTATATCTAACATGACTATAGACCATTTACATCTAACGtgactatatatacatatatagctTTGGAGTAACTAATAAAGTTGATGTCATGTGACTAGGAGATCACGGGTTCAAGACCtgaaaacagcctctggcagaaatgtaaggtaaggttgcgtacaatagacTCTTGTGGTTGGCCCTGGATgccatgtatatatatgtacaatagACTCTTGTGGCAGAAATACAAAAGCTTTGGTGCACCTGGACgccatgtatatatatgtatggacaTGTATATAcatgtacgtatatatatatctatcttCATTCCATTTTATAGAGGTTCAATCGGTACAGAACTGCATGTAACTGGAATTACTCCAGACATGACTTTCATTTAACTAGTGCATTTGTTGGCATTTCCATTTTAAAtgtttattatatatttgtttgtcattgtacaTTAATATAATCTGTACATACATTTAAGgaaattatttagtttttaaaagttaGATTTAGTGCAATCAATTAATATAACGTTGTATCTAACTTATAAATTTATTATCTTCTTCCTTTGTTGTGGAGGAGTGGGTCAAGGGGGTTCAATCCCCATGGAGTATGCAAGCTTGATTCCCCACAATAGCAATGAACATTGCTTTGATCCCCCGCAAATCCAATTGTGAAAATCCTttccactgtgtgggaatacactgggtattttgtttgttgtttgttgtttatcTTCTTCCTTTGTTAAGCCATATAGGATTGGTATTCATCAGTTTTaggattttttacttttttattagtTTGTATTTAGTTACTCAACTTTAGCATTGTTTAAATGGAATTTATAATTTGTTGTTCATATTGACAAGGGTCCACGCACATTGCGTGTTTCTAGAAACTAGTGTCCAAATAAACTCTTCCCAGAAGCTCCAGTCAGgaaattttggtaaaaaaaaactGTAgcaccaaattttatttttcaaaaaacgaAGAAGCAAATAAAAAAAACAGAAAGAAGATTACAGAAATGAATAAAACACTATGGTCTCCTCACATGTAATGTCTAGTTGTCCAAAAGGTTCAATACATTAACTCACTTAAAAGAAGGATCATTCTCAAAATTAGAGTAGGTGCTAGCAGAACAAACCATTTGCTCAAAGACTCCCTGTGCACTGTTTGCAATATCTGGCTCCAAAGGTACCTGATAAAAATGAATAACACTTGTAAGAGAAGTTCATCTTAGGGTGAGCTTGTGGCTGAGaagaacaaataaagaaaaggacatgtaaaataaaagttTCTAACCTTTCCTTTTTTATTAGAAGTGTTGTTGTTGACTGCCATTTCATTTTCAGGATCTGCTCTTTTAGAACCCTTGCTTGTCTGGGCCGCTTTACTGCAAGACCCTGGCACTCTAGCTGCAGAAGTGTTTCCTTGACATACTACATCAACATCTTGGATAGCATGGGTTGCAGTACTACCTGATTTAAGATTAACCTCAGAAGTAACATTCACAGTTGCACGTTGTTCATCAACATCTTGGATAGCAAGGGTTGCAGTACTACCTGATCTAAGATTAGCCTCCGAAGTGACATTCACAGTTGCACATTGTTTTAAAGCTTCTTTAAGGGCACCAACAGCAATGTTGTAGCTCTCCTGAGTCAACGATCCCTCTTCACCCAATATTATTGCTCTTCGACACAAATCATTATAACGACGGACCTTAGCTTGCACGTCATCCAGTCTTTCGCCTATGGGACGCCTGCTCGTGGCAACATTGGTCCAGCGTTGCAATATATACTTAGAAGGAATATTGAAGAGACCAGACATTTGAAGAACCACAATAGCATGTCTACAAAGGTAACCTTTGTACTCAAATGAATGGCATGAGCAACATATGTCCGACCTTGGTGCATCCCATTCCACCATGAAGTCCTGATTTGCATCAAAATCTTTGACAGAATATGTTATAGATGTGCCATCTTCTGATTCTTTTTTTAGATGGCATGCAGCAGCTCCTAATACTTCAACTTGGAACTTCTTGAATATTTCATGAGTATATATAAGCAACATCTGCTTTTCAAAGGGAGAGGGAGTCTTAAGCTCAGGCATCTCGTGCCATGCATCAAAATTAGCTTTGGCTTCCTCTTCATACCAGTCTTCAAGAATTAGCTTATGTTGTCCAATAAAGTCTCGAAGAGACGTTTCACTTTGGATATATTTGTCAAAGAAAGAGTTTAAGCTTTCTGTTCTTGAAGCCATAGATAAGCTGGCAAAAGATACATCCCTCATAAAACTAGGCACCCAAAGCTTGCGATCTTCATACAATAATTGGACCCACTCGTCTTCTCTAAGATTGAACTTTTCGATCAACTTCCACCATCTCTGTTCAAATTGCCCTTCAGTCCATGACTTATATAtgcatttactaaattttgcCATAAATAATTCATGCCACATGCTGAGATAATCAAGACATCTTGGGATCTTCTCCAATATACTCCACAAGCTAAAATATAGCTGGGTATCTGGCAATACTGCTCCAACAGCTGCTTTGATGTTGTCATTTTGATCAGATAACAAAATTCTTGGACCTCGTCCACCCATTGCCAGGCACCATGTCCGCATCAACCATATTAATGTAT encodes the following:
- the LOC107861731 gene encoding protein FAR1-RELATED SEQUENCE 4 isoform X1, translated to MEPNVGLGNSNVEPRDDMEFDTHEAAYEFYKEYAKSEGFGTAKLSSRRSRATKEFIDAKFSCIRYGNKQQSDDAINPRPSPKIGCKASMHVKKRSSNGKWYIHSFIKEHNHELLPAQVHFFRSHRNVDPLNNDAKVRRKKMLAPVSKQYVAYQFSGNLENLFRNQNDRGRSLSLEEGDAQILLELFVHMQEENPRFFYAVDLNEEHRLRNVFWVDAKGIDSYSKFGDVVSFDTTYFTNKYKIPLVLFIGANHHVQPTLLGCALIADETVHTLIWLMRTWCLAMGGRGPRILLSDQNDNIKAAVGAVLPDTQLYFSLWSILEKIPRCLDYLSMWHELFMAKFSKCIYKSWTEGQFEQRWWKLIEKFNLREDEWVQLLYEDRKLWVPSFMRDVSFASLSMASRTESLNSFFDKYIQSETSLRDFIGQHKLILEDWYEEEAKANFDAWHEMPELKTPSPFEKQMLLIYTHEIFKKFQVEVLGAAACHLKKESEDGTSITYSVKDFDANQDFMVEWDAPRSDICCSCHSFEYKGYLCRHAIVVLQMSGLFNIPSKYILQRWTNVATSRRPIGERLDDVQAKVRRYNDLCRRAIILGEEGSLTQESYNIAVGALKEALKQCATVNVTSEANLRSGSTATLAIQDVDEQRATVNVTSEVNLKSGSTATHAIQDVDVVCQGNTSAARVPGSCSKAAQTSKGSKRADPENEMAVNNNTSNKKGKVPLEPDIANSAQGVFEQMDMPGSLDYHPARFMTTLLRGGDINKRGAELLGQLLQEQN
- the LOC107861731 gene encoding protein FAR1-RELATED SEQUENCE 4 isoform X2: MEPNVGLGNSNVEPRDDMEFDTHEAAYEFYKEYAKSEGFGTAKLSSRRSRATKEFIDAKFSCIRYGNKQQSDDAINPRPSPKIGCKASMHVKKRSSNGKWYIHSFIKEHNHELLPAQVHFFRSHRNVDPLNNDAKVRRKKMLAPVSKQYVAYQFSGNLENLFRNQNDRGRSLSLEEGDAQILLELFVHMQEENPRFFYAVDLNEEHRLRNVFWVDAKGIDSYSKFGDVVSFDTTYFTNKYKIPLVLFIGANHHVQPTLLGCALIADETVHTLIWLMRTWCLAMGGRGPRILLSDQNDNIKAAVGAVLPDTQLYFSLWSILEKIPRCLDYLSMWHELFMAKFSKCIYKSWTEGQFEQRWWKLIEKFNLREDEWVQLLYEDRKLWVPSFMRDVSFASLSMASRTESLNSFFDKYIQSETSLRDFIGQHKLILEDWYEEEAKANFDAWHEMPELKTPSPFEKQMLLIYTHEIFKKFQVEVLGAAACHLKKESEDGTSITYSVKDFDANQDFMVEWDAPRSDICCSCHSFEYKGYLCRHAIVVLQMSGLFNIPSKYILQRWTNVATSRRPIGERLDDVQAKVRRYNDLCRRAIILGEEGSLTQESYNIAVGALKEALKQCATVNVTSEANLRSGSTATHAIQDVDVVCQGNTSAARVPGSCSKAAQTSKGSKRADPENEMAVNNNTSNKKGKVPLEPDIANSAQGVFEQMDMPGSLDYHPARFMTTLLRGGDINKRGAELLGQLLQEQN